From the genome of Streptomyces sp. NBC_01304:
TACTCGTTCCTGGCCCCCGGGGCCAGGGACAGGCGCCACAGCATGGACATCGCCGAACGTGCCGGAGTGGTCTGCACGGACGAGCTTCTGCTCCACCCCGACCCCTATCCGAGCCGACAGGCCTGGTGCGCGGCCCGCGTCGCGGTCACCGAGGAACGCCTGGCGGCAGTACCCGACGACCTGCCCACCGTGTTGGTGAATCACTTTCCGCTGCGCCGCGAACCCACCCGCGTCCTGCGCCACCCGGAGTTCGCCCAATGGTGCGGCACCGAGGCCACGGCCGACTGGCCCAGGCGGTTCAGGGCCGCCGAGGTGGTCTACGGGCACCTCCACATTCCCCGCCTCACCCACCACGACGGCGTGCCGCACCGCGAAGTGTCGCTCGGCTACCCGCGCGAATGGCTCGGCAGAAGCAGCAGGCCCGAGTGGCCGGTACGGATCCTCGACCCGGCGCGGCGGGACAGGACGAGCTGACGAGACGAGCCGGCGAGACGAGCTCAAGACACCAGGAATGTCGATGATCGAGCTGTTGCTTCCCCTGCCCGTGGCCACCGCCGACACGTTCCACGATGTGCCGGACGCTCCGTTGTTCCCCGCGGAGGAGCGCGTCGTGGCCGCCAGTACGCCGGAACGCCGCCGCGAGTTCACCACCGTGCGGGCCTGCGCCCGCGCCGCCCTGCGCGACCTCGGCAGGGCTCCGGCGCCGATCCTGCCCGACGACCGCGGTGCCCCCGTCTGGCCGACCGGAACAGTCGGCAGCATGACCCACTGCGCCGGATACCTGGCGGCCGCGGTCGCCCCGGCCCCGGACATCGCCGCCGTGGGCATCGACGCCGAGCCCAACCTGCCCATCGCCACCGACGGCGCCCGCAAGCTGGTGATGCTGCCCGAGGAACGCTCCCGCGCGGCGGCCCTGAGAGCACACCGCCCGGAGATCCACTGGGATCGACTGGTGTTCAGCGCCAAGGAAGCGGTCTTCAAGGTCTGGTTTCCCTTGACCGGACGCGAGCTCGAATTCGAAGAGGTCTTCCTCACGGTGGACCCGGAAAGCCAGAGCTTTCGCGCCCTGCTGCTCGTGCCGGGCCCAGTCGTCGACGGGCGCAATGTGCAGGAGTTGAGCGGCACTTGGCTGCTGGGCCGAGGCACCCTGCTGACCGCGATCGCCTTGACCCGCGACGGCGCCTCCCTCACGGGAGACGGGCCGGTCCCCAACGCCCTTACACAGAAGGCCTTTTCCTGCCCCTAAAGCGTGTTGCACAAGGCTGTGATCTGGGCATCTCCGCTGTATGGCTGGGGTGTTGAGGGCAGAACGGGTGTGGGTGGAGACGTTCACCGGGCTGCGGGTGACGCAGTTTGCGCGGCTGCTGAAGGCGGTGCGCGAGCGCGGCGGCAACGGCACGCTGCAGGGCCGGCCGTGGAGTCTGCCGCTGGCCGAACGGGTGCTGGTGGTGGCGGTGTACTACCGCACGAACCTCACGATGCGGCAGCTGGGACCGCTGTTCGGTATCTCCTCGTCCACGGTCTGCCGGGTGATCCAAAGGCTCGGGCCGCTGCTCGCGCTCGAGCCGGCCTCCCGCCCGGCGGACGCACCGGAGCGACTGTGGATCGTGGACGGAACGTTGATCCCGGTCCGCGACCGGCAGGTCGGTTCCTCCAGCCGCAACTATCGGTTCTCGGCGAACGTGCAGGTCATCGTCGATGCTGACACCCGCCTGGTGATCGCTGCGGCCCGCCCGGTGCCGGGCACCACCGCGGACGCCCACGCCTGGCGGGCCTCCGGCCTCGCCGAGCACTGCCAGGGCGTCACCGTCCTTGGCGACGGCGCCTACACCAACACCGGTCTGGTCATCCCGCACCGCAAACGTCCCCGACGGTCCCTGCTACCGGGCGAAGAAGCGGACAACGCCGCGCACCGCAAGGTCCGCGCCCGCGTGGAGCATGTGATCGGCCGGATGAAGAACTACAAGATCCTCCGCGACTGCCGACAGCGCGGCAACGGCCTCCATCACGCCGTCCAGGCCGTCGCCCACATGCACAACCTCGCCCTCGCATCATGACCAGAAGACCGCGATCACAGGCCCTGACCTGCCCGAACACTGCCTTGTGCAACACGCTTTAGGGCGTGTCCTCAAACTCCCGTCGTCGCCCGAAGGGCGGCCCTGCGGCGTCCGGTGCGTGCGCTCGGCGTGCCGGGCGGAAGTCCTCGTACTGGACGTACTCGGGCTTTCGCCCGGTGCGGCGAGAGTGCGTGCCGGGCGTCGCGGGGCAGACGGGAGTTTGAAGACACGCCCTAGGGCTAAGAGGCAGACCACAAAAGAAGGGGGGTGGGGTTCTCCCGCGTCGCGGAAGAACCCCACCCCCGAATTCAGCTCACGCAGCGACCGGTTCCGCCTTCTTGGCGGCGGCGAACCGCAGCCAGAGGCCGAGTGCCAGGGAGACGACCGCGGCCACTCCTCCGGCGGCGGCGGTGAGGATCCAGCCGTGGTCGAACGCGGTCCGCGCCTCCTCCGGCGTGTCGGGCGTGCCCAGCAGGGCGATGAAGAGCGAGACACCGAGCGCCATGCCCAGCTGGCGCACCATGTTGACGATGGCCGACCCGGTGGCGAAGGCGGTCGGGGCCAGGCCGGCCGTGGCGGCGTTCATCAGCGCGGTGATGGCGAGGGCGGAGCCGGCGCCGAACAGCAGGACGCCGGGCAGCAGCACCTTGACGTACTCCGGCTGGAGTTCGGCGGTGGCGATCCACCAGACCACGCCCACGGTCATGGCGCCGGAGCCGGTCGCGACCGCCGAGGCCGCCCCGATGCGCTTGACGACCGGCGCGGCCAGTCGGGCGGCGACGGGCACGATGGCCAGGCCCGGCAGCAGGGCCATTCCGGTCCGGACGCCGGACCAGCCCCAGACGTCCTGGCACCACTGCATGAAGGAGAAGACCAGGGCGGCGAAGCTGATGCTGTACAGGAGTGCGCTGATGTTGGCCATCATGAAGGCCGGTACGCGCAGCAGGGAGAGGTCGATCAACGGGCTTTCGTGACGGGAGCACCGGAAGACGAACCAGCCGAGGACCACCGCCGCGAAGACGAACAGACCGGCGATCTGGCCCGCACTCCACTCGGGCGCCTTGACCAGGGCGAGCGTGACGGCGCTGATGGAGATCATGAGGAGCAGCGCGCCGAACGCGTCCGGGAACGGCCCCTGTTCGGGCTTCTCCTCCGTGGGCAGCGCGCGCAGCCCGGCGACGAGCGCGAAGATCCCGACGGGCAGGTTGATGAAGAACAGCCAGCGCCAGTCCGCCTGCAGGAGTACGCCGCCGACGAGGGAGCCGAACGCGGGCGCGGAGCCACCGATCGCGGCCCAGGCGCTCACCGCCTTGGCCCGCCCCTCCGGCGGGGCGGAGGCGAGCAGCAGTCCCAGCGACGTCGGTACCAGCGCGGCGGCACCCATCGCCTGCAGCACCCGGGCCGCCACGAGGAAGGGGACGTTGGTGGCGATGCCGCACAGGAGGGAGGCGACGGTGAACAGTGCGACGCCGATGAGGAAGACGTTCTTGCGCCCGATCCGGTCGGCCCAGCGGCCCGCGGGAACCATCAGTGCCGCGAGCACGATGGCGTATCCATTAAGCGTCCATGACAACCCGGAGAGCGTGCTGCCGTGGAATTCCTGATTGATCGTCGGGAGCGCGACATTCACGATGAGGGTGTCGAGTTGAGCGAGGAAGAATCCCGCCGAGATGACGAGGAAGGCGAGCCGTGCCTTTCTGCGTGCGTCGCCCGCATCAGGGGGCGCGGCGGATGTCTGGGGCGGTGCAGCTACGCCTTCACCGGTGGTCATGGTCGATCTCCATAAGACGTGGGGTCTCGATAGACGTGGGGGCTCGATTTGTCGTGGGGCCCGATGGACGTGGGGGCCCGATGGACGTGGCGCCCGATGGACGTGGGGGCCCGATAGACGTGAGGGCTCGAATTGCCGTGGGGGGCTGATCTCATGCTAGGGAGAGTGGCGAGCCGGAGACATACAACGAAAGGGCCATCGGGAGCGGCTTGCGGCCGGCACCCGTCTCTGGCCCCCCCTCCCAGGGAGCTGCCCCTGGCCCCGGGGGACAGGGCCAGGGGCAGGCTTGGGGGGAACCCGTCAGAGGCGGGCTCGGGGGTGAGGTCGGGGGTGGGTTCGGGGGTGAGGTCGAGGGCGGGCGGATGTCAGGCGCTCTGTGGGAGCCGCGCCCGTGCGTCCCGCAGGTCGGCGGCCGGGGCCACGATGCGCCGTGTCTGCAGGCTGACGCCCAGGAGCGTCCCGTCGGGCGTCCACAAGGAGCCCGATTCCAGGGTCCAGCCGGAGCCGGCCTGTTCGGTACGGACCTGGATCAGGGCCCAGTCGTCCAGACTCCCGTCCGTCACCTGGTCGGTGAAGCGCACCGAGATCTCCGCCGAGGGCACCGGGACGGGCTCGTCCAGGACCCCGTAGAGCGCCGGTGGCATCGAGTCGAGCAGGACGAAGACCGCCTCCGCCGGTTCCAGGTCGAGGTTCTTCAGCCGTATCCACGCGGCCAGTTGGGCCTCTTCGCCGCCCGCCAGCGGGCGCGCGCCGGGCGCCATCCGGACGGAGAGGTGCTGGGCCACCGGGATGAGGTCCGGCAGGAGGTCCAGTTCCGGGCAGTCGGCGACGTCGGGGACGTCGGGGACGCGCGACTTGCGGTACAGCGTGCTGTCCTCGGTGGCGTCCTCCGCGAACAGCGCCGTCGCCGTGGCGGCGGGCTGGCCGTCGTGGTGCAGCGTCGACCGGGTCACGGCGCTCGAAAGGTTCCGATGCTGGACCTCGGTGGACAGGCGCAGCGGTGCCGTACGGACCGGCGCGAGGAACGAGGCGTGCACGGAGCGCGGCGCCATTCCACCGGCCAGGCGCCGGGCGTGCCGCATCATCATCGCGGCGAGCAGCCCGCCGTGCGCGGAGTGCCAGGACCACCAGGACGGGTCGAGCGCGGGAAGGTCCACATCACTTCGGGTCGGGTCGGACATCGGGACTCCTTCAAGTCGTATGACCAACAGGCGGTGCGGGTGTCAGAGGGAGGTACGGGCGGCGCCGCGGATCCGGTGCCGGGCGTTGACCAGCCCCGCGCGGGCGAGCACCCGCGGGGCGAGGAACTCCCGGACCCCGATGAACCGGCTCGCGTAGCGGTGCAGATGACGGGCGGTCTGCGGATCACGGACCGCCCCGGCGAACAGCTGCCGCTCGATGGGGTTCATCGGCCGTCCGCCCGCGTAGTCGGCGATGAGGAACTGCTGGCCGCGCAGCCGGGCCCGGTGCTCGCGCCGGTACTCGGCCAGGCCGCGGTCCACCTCGCCGGGCCCGAGGTGCAGCCGCTCCTTGGTGGCGGCGACGAGCCAGGACGCCGACTGGAAGGCCCAGCCGACGCCGACGCCCCAGATGGGGTCCGAGCACAGTCCGGCGTCCCCCACGAGCGCCAGGCCCGGCGCGGTCGGCTCGCGTTGCAGCAGGGGGTAGTCGGTGGTGCCGATGATCTTCGATACGCGTTCGCCGGCGCTCAGGTCGGGGCCGCCCGGCAGCCTGCTCAGATACTCGGTGTACGCACCGTCCAAGTCAGCCTTGAACGCGGGCAGATGGCTCTTGCCGGGTGCGCAGGCGATGGCCGTGAGCCCGCCGTCCGTCGGATTGGCGTACGCCATGTCCTGGCCGAACCAGATGTAGCTCACATCCGACTTCGGCAGTACGTCCCCGCGGTAGTAGGCGAAGTAGCTGAAGCGGCTGTTGGCGACGGACTTGGTGGGGATTCCCGCGTACTCGGCGACGGATGAGTTCCTGCCGTCCGCGCCGACGACGAGCCGGGCCCGGATCTCCCGCTCCTCGCCGCCCTGCTTGATGCGCACGCCGACGGTGCGCCCGCCCTCGCTCACCAGGTCGACGGCCTTGGCACCCAGCTGAACGTCGACGCCCTCGGTGTCCAGGGCGATGCGGCGCACGATCGGATCGAGCGTCTCGCGGCGCACGTTGAAGCCGTACGGCAGTGGCTCGCCGCCGGGTTCCGGCTCCGGCTCGATCCAGCCCCAGCGGGTCCACCAGGCGACGGGCAGCGTGCGCGGCGCGCCCGCCCGCTCGATGAGCGGCGTGACGCCGAGCTCCCGCATGAGGGGCACGGCCGAGGGCTGTATGTAGTGGTTGCACAGCACTTTGTAGGCGTCGGGGCTCTTGTGCCGCTCGATGAGCGCGACGCGTGCGCCCGCCCGCGCGTAGAGGATCGCCGCGGTGCAGCCGGCGATGCTGCCGCCGACGATCGCCACGTCATAGGTGGAGTGGTTCATGAGGCTGCCGGCTCCCTGATCGCTGCGACCTGGCCGTACATGTCGAGCAGGTTGTCGCCGACCCAGTACTCCGCGATGAGGCCGTTCTCGTCGAGGCGCAGGATGTCGTGGCCCTGGATGTTGACCTCGGTGCCGGCCGGGGCGGTGGCTCCGCGCGGTTTGCCGCCCTGCCAGGTCCCGCGGAAGCTCCACCGCCCGATGACGTGGTCGTCGCTGACGAACGGGCCGACCGCGGTGATCATCTTCGATTCGGAGAAGTACGAGTGCCAGACGTCGATCCAACGGACCACGGCTTCCGGGCTGTTGATGAGGTGTGATTCCGGCATTTCGTAGGCGGCGAGATGGCACACCAGGTGCGGCGCGATGATGCTGTCGCCGACGGCGAACTTCTCGGAGTCGGGGAAGTCACCGCTCCACAGGCCGATCCAGCGGTGCCACAGGTCGGCCTTGGCGCGTACCGCGGGCGTATCCACGACGGCGTTGGACATCTGCGTCCCTTTCGTTCTGCTGCTCGTGAGTCGTAGGTCGTTGTGTTGGGTGGGCGGGTGGTGGCGGTGGGCGTCAGGACCTGACCGGGTTGCGGATCGCGCCGAGCCGTACGTACATGTCGATGAGGTTGTCGCCGACCCAGTACTCCGCGACGCGGCCGTCCTCGACCCGCAGGACGTCCACGCCTGCGAACTCGACCTCGGTGCCCGCGCGAGCCGTTGCGCCCAGCGGCTCGCCGCTCTGCCATACGCCGGTGAACTTGCGGCGCGCGAGGATGTGGTCGTCGTTGACGAACGGGCCGAATTCGGTGGCGAGCAGCGACAGGGAGAATCGGGAACGCCACTGTTCGAGCCAGCGGACCAGGGAGTCCGGGCTGTCGATCGGCTCCAGTTCGAAGGGCCTGCCGAAAGCCGGGAGATGGGTCTCCAGCTTGGGGGCGATGACGCTCTCGGCGAGGTCGTAATTCCCGTTCCACAGGTCGACCCAGCGGTGCCAGAGGTCCGTGTTCACGTGGGTCTCGGGATTTTCCTGCACGACGATGGGCATGGCGGTTCCTCTCCTGGTGTGAATGAGTGGTTGCTCAGCGGGCGTTGATCGGCCGGCGGGGTTGATCAGCTCGCGGCATCGATCAGGGCGAAGATCTCGCGCGGGCTCACCGGGGTCGCGAAGAGCTCTTCCAGCCGCCGCAGCTCATCTCGCCGCGCCTCTTGTCGCGGCCCCTCCTCCGTGATCCGGTCCGATCCCGCGCCGGCTGCGGCGGGAAGGCCGAAGACGCTCTCCGCGAGGTGGGCGGCGACGGCCTGCGGAGTGGGGTGGTCGAAGACGAGGGAGGCGGGCAGGCGCAGTCCGGTGGCGGTGTTGAGCCGGTTGCGCAGCTCCACGGCGGTCAGCGAGTCGAAGCCGAGCTCCTTGAACGCCCGGTCCGCTGCGACGGTCGCCGCATCGGCGTGCCCCAGCACGGTGGCCACGGTGGACCGGACCAGTGCCAGGACCGCACCCGGCCGCTCCCGCGCCTCCAGGGAGCGGATGGTCCGGGCCCAATCCCCGCCGCGTGAGGCCTTATTGGTGCCTGCGGTGCGGCGTCGGCGGGGCGCGAGGGTGCGCAGCAGCGGTGGCAGCGTCTCGGGATCGGCGTTGCGCAGGGCCGTGCGATCCACGGCAGCGGCGACGAGCTGCGCCACATCCGTACGCAGCGCACCGTCGAGCAGCCCCAGGCCGGCCTCACTGGAAAGAGCCCTGATACCGGAACGGGCAAGACGCGCACGATCCGCGTCATCGAGCTGCCCACTCATCGCACTGGCCTGCCCCCACAGACCCCAGGCCAGCGAATGCCCAGGCAGACCAAGGCAGTTGCGATACGCGGCGAGACTGTCGAGGAACGTGTTGGCGGCGGCATAGCCGCTCTGCCCCGCATTGCCGATCACACCCGCGATCGACGAGAACACCACGAAAGCAGACAGCTCCAGATCCTTCGTCTGCTCGTGCAGATTCCACGCCGCATCCACCTTCGGCCGCAACACCGCCGCCACACGCTCCACCGACTGGCCCTCCAACAGGCCGTCGTCCAGCACACCCGCCGCATGGATCACGGCAGTCAGCGGACGCCCGGCCGGGACAGCGGCGAGGACGCCGGCCAGGGCATCGGCATCCGCCGCATCGCACGCGGCATAGGTGACAGCTGCCCCCAACTCAGCCAACTCTGCGGCGATTTCGGCAGCATCGGGCGCATCCTGGCCACGCCGCGACAGCAACAACAGATTCCGCACACCGTGTACGCGTACGAGATGCCGGGCCACCAGCGACCCCAGCGTGCCCGAAGCTCCCGTGATCAACACCGTGCCCGCCGGATCCAGGACCGGGAGCTCCCGCGCACCGGACACCGGGACCTGGCCGAACCGAGGAGCGAACAACACTCCCTCACGTACGACCAGTTGAGACTCACGACCGAACAGGGCGGCCATCGGAACCGTCGCCCCCTCGTCCTCCAGGTCGACCAGCACGAACCGTCCCGGATGCTCCGACTGCGCCGTGCGGATCAGGCCCCACGCCGTGGCGGCACCCAGGTCACCCGGCGCGTCACCGCCACCCACGGACACGGCGCGGCAGGTGACGACGACGAGGCGGGCCTGGCCGAACCGCTCCTCCGCCAGCCAGTACTGCGTCAGCCCCAGCACCTCACCCGCAATGCGGTGAGCAGCAGCCGAAGGCTCCTCCCCCGCACCGGAAGCCACCGACACCACCACCCGCTCCGGCACCACACCGAACGCGGCAAGCTCCATGAGCTCCTCGATGCCGGACACTTCGGCGACGCGGCCCGGCTCGGCCACCGCCGGCACCGGAAGCGGCTGCCACTCGACCCTGATCAGCTCGCCGTCGGCAGGCCCGCCCGTGGCGCCCCGTGCCGCTTGCATGAGGCGGTCCAGCGTGATGGGGCGGGCCCGCAGCGCGGCGACCCGTCCGGCCAACAGGCCGTTCTCGTCGGCGAGTTCGACGACGTACTCGTCGCTGCCGCGCACGCCGAGCCGCACCCGCAGCCTCCTGGCCGCCACGGCGTCCAGGCGCACACCGCCCCAGGAGAACGGCAACCGCACCTCTCCGGTGCTGTCCTGTCCGGTCAGCACCAAGGGGTGCAGCGCGGCATCCAGCAGCGCCGGATGCAACGCGAAGCCACCGGGGTCGGTGTCGGGGCTCAGGGAGACCTCGGCGTAGAGGTCGTCGCCGACCCGCCACAGGGTGTCGAGGGCCTGGAAGACGGGCCCGTACTCGTAGCCGCGCTCGGCGAGCCGGTCGTAGGCGCCGGCGAGGTGCACCGGCTCGGCGCCCGCCGGCGGCCACTGGCCTGTGGCCCAGTCCGCCGCGGCAGGAGCCTCCTCCGCGAGGACGTGTCCGGTGGCGTGGCGCACCCACTCCTCGTCGTCCCCGACACGGGCGTACACGACGACCGGACGCCGGTCGTCCACGCGGGCGCCCACGGTCACCTGTATCCGGACTCCGCCCTCGTCGGGCACCAGGAGCGGCGCTTCGAGGGTGAGTTCCTCGACGGCGGGGCAGCCGGCGCGCGCTCCCGCGACGGCCGCGAGCTCGACGAGGGAGGCACCGGGCAGGAGCACGGCGCCCGCCACGGCGTGGTCGGCCAGCCACGGGTGCGCGGCCAGCGACACGAGGCCGCTGAGCACCACGCCCGAGTCGCCGCCTAGGTCCACCGCCGCCTCGAGGAGCGGGTGGCCCGTCCGCTGCAGGCCGACGGCGGAGACGTCCCCGGCCCCGGCCGGCACGTCCAGCCAGTGGCGTTCGCGGTGGAACGCGTACGGGGGGAGCTCGATCCGGCGGCGCGGCCGGCCGTCGCCGGACAGGAGCGCCGTCCAGGCCACGGCGCCGCCGCCGCAGTGCAGTTCGGCCGCCGAGTCGAGGAAGCGGTCGATGCCGCCCTCGCCTCGGCGCAACGTACCGACGAACAGCGCTTCGGCGCCCATGTCGGTCAGGGTCTCCTCCACCCCGTACGCCAGGACCGGATGGCCGCTGCTCTCGACGAAGGCGCCGAAGCCGTCCCGTACCAGGGCGCGTATCGCGCGCTCGAACTGCACGGGCCGGCGCAGGTTCTCGTACCAGTACGTGGCGTCCATGCCGGTGGTGTCGTCGAGCAGCTCCCCGGCGAGCGTGGAGTAGAAGGGCAGCCGTCCCTGACGGGGTGTGAGGTCGGCGAGCGCGGCCAGCAGGGCGTCGCGCAGCCGCTCCATGTGCGGGGAGTGCGACGCGTAGTCCACCGGAACCCGCCGGACCCGCACCTGGCGTGCGTCGCCCGCGGCCATGAGCGCGTCCAGGGCGTCGGCGGCGCCCGAGACGATGGTCGACGCGGGGCCGTTGACCGCCGCCACGTGCAGGTCGTCGGCGACTTCGGCGAGCAGGGCCGCCGCCTCGTCGGGCGGGAGCGCCACGGATGCCATGCCGCCGTCGCCCGCGATCCGCGCGATGGCGCGCGAGCGCAGCGCCACCACCTTCGCGGCGTCGTCGAGCCCCAGCACACCGGCGACGCAGGCCGCCGCGATCTCGCCCTGGGAATGGCCCACCACCGCGGCCGGTACGACCCCGAGGGACTCCCACACGGCCGCGAGGGAGACCATCACCGCCCACATCACCGGCTGGATGACGTCGACGCGGGCCAACTGCTCCTCGTCCTCGAGGACTTCGGTCAGCGACCAGTCGACGTGCGGGGCAAGTGCCTGTTCGCACTCGGCCAGTCGCTGCGCGAAGACCGGTGACACGGCGCTCAGTTCGGCACCCATGCCGGCCCACTGCCAGCCCTGACCGGGGAAGACGAAGGCCACCCGGTCCGTGGCCGCCCTCGACGCGGTGCCCGCCGTCACCCGGGGGTGCGGTTGCCCGGCGGCGAGTGCGGCGAGCCCGTCCAGCAGCTCCTGGCGGTCGCCTCCGAGCACGACCGCGCGGTGGTCGAACGCCGCACGGCCGTCGGCGAGGCTGAACCCCGCGTCGAGGGCGCCGAGTTCGGGGATGCGGGAGAGGTGGTCGTGGAGGCGTCGGGCCTGGGCGCGCAGGGCTTCGGTTCCTCGCGCCGACAGCACCCAGGGGACGAGGGCGGCTTCCTCGAAGACGAGGTCCGGTCCGTCGCCGAGCGGCGGGGCAACCGTGGGCTCGGCGTCGGCGGGCGCCTCTTCCAGGATCACGTGAGCGTTGGTGCCGCTGATGCCGAACGAGGAGACGGCCGCACGGCGGGGTCGTTCGCCCCGTTCCCACGGCACGGGCTCGGTGAGGAGGCGTACCGCTCCCGCCGTCCATTCCACGTGCGGGGTCGGCTCGTCCGCGTGCAGGGTCCTGGGCAGGCTTTCGTGGCGCATCGCCATGGCCATCTTGATGACGCTGCCGACGCCTGCGGCGGCCTGGGCGTGTCCGATGTTGGACTTCAACGACCCGAGCCACAAAGGCTGTTCGGCATCACGGTCCTGGCCATAGGTGGCCAGCAGCGCCTGTGCCTCGATCGGGTCCCCGAGCCGCGTCCCGGTCCCGTGCGCCTCCACCGCGTCCACGTCGCCCGCGGTGAGACCGGCATCGGCGAGCGCGCCCTTGATGACGCGTTCCTGGGCGGGCCCGTTGGGCGCGGTCAGACCGTTCGAGGCGCCGTCCTGGTTGACGGCCGTGCCCCGCACCACCGCGAGGATCCGGTGCCCCCGCCGCCGCGCCTGCGACAGGCGCTCCACGAGCAGCAGGCCGACCCCTTCCGCCCAGCCCGCTCCGTCCGCCCCGGCGCCGAACGACTTGCAGCGCCCGTCCGGGGACATGCCGCGCTGGCGGGAGAACTCGACGAAGGTGGTGGGGGTGGCCATGACGGTGACGCCACCGGCGAGGGCCATCTCGCACTCGCCGCGCCTCAGCGACTGGACCGCCAGGTGCAGCGCCACCAGGGACGACGAGCACGCCGTGTCCACCGTCAACGCCGGCCCTTCGAGCCCGAAGTGGTACGCGAGGCGCCCCGACGCCACACTGCCCGCGCTGCCCGTGCCCAGGTATCCCTCCAGCTCCTCCGGTACGTCACGTACGCGCGAGGCGTAGTCGTTGTACATGACGCCCGCGTACACACCGGTGCGTGTGCCGCGCAGGGACGCGGGGTCGATTCCCGCGTGTTCGAAGGTCTCCCAGGCGGTTTCCAGGAGCAGCCGCTGCTGTGGGTCGGTGGCGAGTGCTTCGCGCGGGCTGAGTCCGAAGAACTCGG
Proteins encoded in this window:
- a CDS encoding metallophosphoesterase family protein: MTTGPARLLAVSDLHVHHAENRKVVEELGSGSPDDWLIVAGDVGEFVDDIARTLGRLRERFAKVVWAPGNHELWTHPGDRVQLRGAHRYEHLVEICRGLDVITPEDPYPVWRGEGGPAVVAPLFVLYDYSFLAPGARDRRHSMDIAERAGVVCTDELLLHPDPYPSRQAWCAARVAVTEERLAAVPDDLPTVLVNHFPLRREPTRVLRHPEFAQWCGTEATADWPRRFRAAEVVYGHLHIPRLTHHDGVPHREVSLGYPREWLGRSSRPEWPVRILDPARRDRTS
- a CDS encoding 4'-phosphopantetheinyl transferase family protein, whose amino-acid sequence is MIELLLPLPVATADTFHDVPDAPLFPAEERVVAASTPERRREFTTVRACARAALRDLGRAPAPILPDDRGAPVWPTGTVGSMTHCAGYLAAAVAPAPDIAAVGIDAEPNLPIATDGARKLVMLPEERSRAAALRAHRPEIHWDRLVFSAKEAVFKVWFPLTGRELEFEEVFLTVDPESQSFRALLLVPGPVVDGRNVQELSGTWLLGRGTLLTAIALTRDGASLTGDGPVPNALTQKAFSCP
- a CDS encoding transposase family protein, with amino-acid sequence MAGVLRAERVWVETFTGLRVTQFARLLKAVRERGGNGTLQGRPWSLPLAERVLVVAVYYRTNLTMRQLGPLFGISSSTVCRVIQRLGPLLALEPASRPADAPERLWIVDGTLIPVRDRQVGSSSRNYRFSANVQVIVDADTRLVIAAARPVPGTTADAHAWRASGLAEHCQGVTVLGDGAYTNTGLVIPHRKRPRRSLLPGEEADNAAHRKVRARVEHVIGRMKNYKILRDCRQRGNGLHHAVQAVAHMHNLALAS
- a CDS encoding MFS transporter — translated: MTTGEGVAAPPQTSAAPPDAGDARRKARLAFLVISAGFFLAQLDTLIVNVALPTINQEFHGSTLSGLSWTLNGYAIVLAALMVPAGRWADRIGRKNVFLIGVALFTVASLLCGIATNVPFLVAARVLQAMGAAALVPTSLGLLLASAPPEGRAKAVSAWAAIGGSAPAFGSLVGGVLLQADWRWLFFINLPVGIFALVAGLRALPTEEKPEQGPFPDAFGALLLMISISAVTLALVKAPEWSAGQIAGLFVFAAVVLGWFVFRCSRHESPLIDLSLLRVPAFMMANISALLYSISFAALVFSFMQWCQDVWGWSGVRTGMALLPGLAIVPVAARLAAPVVKRIGAASAVATGSGAMTVGVVWWIATAELQPEYVKVLLPGVLLFGAGSALAITALMNAATAGLAPTAFATGSAIVNMVRQLGMALGVSLFIALLGTPDTPEEARTAFDHGWILTAAAGGVAAVVSLALGLWLRFAAAKKAEPVAA
- a CDS encoding thioesterase family protein translates to MSDPTRSDVDLPALDPSWWSWHSAHGGLLAAMMMRHARRLAGGMAPRSVHASFLAPVRTAPLRLSTEVQHRNLSSAVTRSTLHHDGQPAATATALFAEDATEDSTLYRKSRVPDVPDVADCPELDLLPDLIPVAQHLSVRMAPGARPLAGGEEAQLAAWIRLKNLDLEPAEAVFVLLDSMPPALYGVLDEPVPVPSAEISVRFTDQVTDGSLDDWALIQVRTEQAGSGWTLESGSLWTPDGTLLGVSLQTRRIVAPAADLRDARARLPQSA
- a CDS encoding FAD-dependent oxidoreductase, producing the protein MNHSTYDVAIVGGSIAGCTAAILYARAGARVALIERHKSPDAYKVLCNHYIQPSAVPLMRELGVTPLIERAGAPRTLPVAWWTRWGWIEPEPEPGGEPLPYGFNVRRETLDPIVRRIALDTEGVDVQLGAKAVDLVSEGGRTVGVRIKQGGEEREIRARLVVGADGRNSSVAEYAGIPTKSVANSRFSYFAYYRGDVLPKSDVSYIWFGQDMAYANPTDGGLTAIACAPGKSHLPAFKADLDGAYTEYLSRLPGGPDLSAGERVSKIIGTTDYPLLQREPTAPGLALVGDAGLCSDPIWGVGVGWAFQSASWLVAATKERLHLGPGEVDRGLAEYRREHRARLRGQQFLIADYAGGRPMNPIERQLFAGAVRDPQTARHLHRYASRFIGVREFLAPRVLARAGLVNARHRIRGAARTSL
- a CDS encoding ester cyclase, whose protein sequence is MSNAVVDTPAVRAKADLWHRWIGLWSGDFPDSEKFAVGDSIIAPHLVCHLAAYEMPESHLINSPEAVVRWIDVWHSYFSESKMITAVGPFVSDDHVIGRWSFRGTWQGGKPRGATAPAGTEVNIQGHDILRLDENGLIAEYWVGDNLLDMYGQVAAIREPAAS
- a CDS encoding ester cyclase yields the protein MPIVVQENPETHVNTDLWHRWVDLWNGNYDLAESVIAPKLETHLPAFGRPFELEPIDSPDSLVRWLEQWRSRFSLSLLATEFGPFVNDDHILARRKFTGVWQSGEPLGATARAGTEVEFAGVDVLRVEDGRVAEYWVGDNLIDMYVRLGAIRNPVRS